From one Brevundimonas sp. PAMC22021 genomic stretch:
- a CDS encoding efflux RND transporter permease subunit: protein MNISRFFIDRPIFAAVIAVLITIVGLAAYPLLPLSQYPEIAPPTITINAAYPGASAETLAETVAAPIEQEVNGVENMLYITSSSTSDGAVAITVTFQPGTNLDDAQVLVQNRVALAEPRLPDAVRQTGIVVNKAESGFLMILGLTSPDGSLGNDYVGNYANSTLRDRLLRIEGVGTVQVFGGGNYSMRVWIDPAKAAERDLTGPDIVAALRAQNVQAAAGSIGQPPFPGNASAFQLPVQVQGRLTDPNEFGNVVLKTDAQGRNTYLRDVARIELGAQDYGIRGFFDGQRGVGVAIVQQPGANALGTAEGVLNEVEAMKADLPEGMEISIPYNPTEFVAASVESVQHTLVEAIILVVLVVLVFLQTWRAAIIPIVAIPVSLVATFAVQLALGYSINSLSLFALVLAIGIVVDDAIVVVENVERGLREGLSPKEAAYRSMEEVTGALIAIGLVLISVFIPTMLVPGIPGIFYRQFAVVIAAASVTSLIVSLTLSPAMAALLLKPHKAHDEHARRPGVWGSIVYYVGWGGRKFNEGFDWLADRYGRLTARLVRTVALVLVVYGVLLGVTAWRLVDTPSGFIPEQDQGFLIGVVQLPAGASLDRTEAVMKRASDIIRQTEGVDGAIAFAGLDGASFSFGSNSATIFARLKPHDERSREEAAAALAGAITQATGSIEDANIFVIAPPAVQGLGNGNGFKMMIQDTEGAGYGALEGATFAMMGAAAQAPTDVSQVFSTYNTGSPRIQADVDRDKALMMGVQPSAVFDTLGVYLGSSYVNDFNFLGRTFRVTAQAEPQYRDDIADIANLQTRSSTGAMVPIGSVANLRNDSGPSRIVRYNLFPAAELQGQPAAGVSSGEALDIMETMAQQTLPDGFSYEWTELALQQEQAGSGAAIIFVMSVVFVFLVLAAQYEAFTLPMAVILIVPMCILAALIGVNIRGLDNNILVQIGLVVLIALAAKNAILIVEFAKQAEEDGMNRFDAAVSAAQTRLRPILMTSFAFILGVVPLMLASGPGAEMRQSLGTAVFSGMLGVTFFGLIFTPVFYVIMRWLSGKLPKAPGKDRTLPTTYGVPPHDPYDPDAPAPAHGRGGDL from the coding sequence ATGAACATCTCCCGCTTTTTTATCGACCGTCCGATCTTCGCGGCGGTGATCGCCGTGCTGATCACCATCGTCGGGCTCGCGGCCTATCCGTTGCTGCCGCTGTCGCAGTATCCGGAGATCGCGCCGCCGACGATCACCATCAACGCCGCCTATCCGGGCGCCTCGGCCGAGACCCTGGCCGAGACCGTCGCCGCACCGATCGAGCAGGAGGTGAACGGCGTCGAAAACATGCTCTACATCACCTCCTCGTCCACGTCGGACGGCGCGGTGGCGATCACGGTCACCTTCCAGCCCGGCACCAACCTGGATGACGCACAGGTGCTGGTGCAGAACCGGGTGGCGTTGGCCGAGCCGCGATTGCCGGACGCCGTTCGTCAGACCGGCATCGTGGTGAACAAGGCCGAGAGCGGATTCTTGATGATCCTTGGGCTGACCTCGCCCGACGGATCGCTAGGCAACGATTATGTCGGCAACTACGCCAACTCGACCCTGCGCGATCGCCTGCTTCGCATCGAAGGCGTGGGCACGGTGCAGGTCTTCGGCGGCGGCAACTATTCCATGCGGGTGTGGATCGACCCGGCCAAGGCGGCCGAGCGCGATCTGACAGGACCCGACATCGTCGCGGCGTTGCGCGCCCAGAACGTCCAGGCCGCGGCCGGCTCCATCGGTCAGCCGCCTTTTCCAGGAAACGCCTCGGCCTTTCAGCTGCCCGTCCAGGTGCAGGGACGCCTGACGGATCCGAACGAGTTCGGCAACGTCGTGCTGAAGACCGACGCGCAAGGGCGAAACACCTATCTGCGCGACGTGGCCCGGATCGAGCTGGGCGCGCAGGACTACGGCATCCGCGGCTTCTTTGACGGCCAGCGGGGCGTCGGTGTCGCCATCGTGCAGCAGCCCGGCGCCAATGCGCTCGGCACCGCCGAAGGCGTGCTGAACGAGGTGGAGGCGATGAAGGCCGACCTGCCGGAAGGCATGGAAATCTCCATCCCCTATAACCCGACCGAGTTCGTCGCCGCCTCGGTGGAGTCGGTGCAGCACACCCTGGTCGAGGCTATCATCCTGGTGGTCTTGGTGGTCCTGGTCTTCCTGCAGACCTGGCGCGCCGCCATCATCCCGATCGTGGCCATCCCCGTGTCTCTGGTCGCGACCTTCGCCGTGCAACTCGCGCTCGGCTATTCGATCAACTCGCTGTCGTTGTTTGCCCTTGTTCTGGCGATCGGCATCGTTGTCGACGACGCCATTGTGGTGGTGGAGAACGTCGAGCGTGGGCTGCGTGAAGGCTTGTCCCCCAAGGAGGCGGCTTACCGCTCCATGGAGGAGGTGACCGGCGCCCTGATCGCCATCGGCTTGGTGCTGATCTCGGTGTTCATTCCCACCATGCTGGTGCCGGGCATCCCGGGCATCTTCTATCGACAGTTCGCCGTGGTCATCGCCGCCGCCTCGGTCACCTCGCTGATCGTGTCCCTGACGCTGTCGCCGGCCATGGCCGCCCTGCTGCTGAAGCCGCACAAGGCGCACGACGAGCATGCCCGCAGGCCGGGCGTGTGGGGGTCGATCGTCTATTACGTCGGCTGGGGCGGACGGAAGTTCAACGAAGGCTTTGACTGGCTGGCCGACCGCTACGGTCGTCTGACGGCGCGCCTTGTGCGGACCGTCGCCCTGGTGCTGGTCGTCTATGGCGTGCTTTTGGGCGTCACCGCCTGGCGCCTGGTGGACACGCCGTCCGGCTTTATCCCGGAGCAGGATCAGGGCTTCCTGATCGGCGTCGTTCAACTGCCGGCCGGCGCCTCTCTTGATCGCACCGAAGCGGTGATGAAGCGGGCCAGCGACATCATCCGCCAGACCGAGGGCGTGGACGGCGCGATTGCCTTCGCCGGCCTCGACGGGGCGAGCTTCAGCTTCGGCTCCAACTCGGCGACCATCTTCGCGCGGTTGAAGCCGCACGACGAGCGCAGCCGAGAGGAAGCGGCTGCGGCCCTTGCCGGCGCGATCACCCAGGCGACGGGCTCGATCGAGGACGCCAACATCTTTGTCATCGCGCCGCCGGCGGTCCAGGGCCTGGGCAACGGCAACGGCTTCAAGATGATGATCCAGGATACCGAGGGCGCCGGCTATGGCGCGCTGGAAGGCGCCACCTTCGCCATGATGGGCGCGGCGGCTCAGGCGCCCACCGACGTCAGTCAGGTCTTCTCGACCTACAACACCGGCTCGCCTCGCATTCAGGCCGACGTCGATCGTGACAAGGCGTTGATGATGGGCGTCCAGCCCAGCGCGGTGTTCGACACTCTGGGCGTCTACCTGGGCTCGTCCTACGTCAACGACTTCAACTTCCTGGGCCGCACCTTCCGGGTGACGGCGCAGGCGGAACCGCAGTACCGCGACGACATCGCCGACATCGCCAACCTTCAGACCCGCTCTTCCACAGGCGCCATGGTGCCGATCGGCTCGGTGGCCAACCTGAGGAACGACTCCGGGCCATCGCGGATCGTTCGCTACAACCTGTTCCCGGCCGCCGAACTTCAGGGACAGCCGGCGGCGGGCGTGTCGTCGGGCGAAGCCTTGGACATCATGGAGACCATGGCCCAGCAGACGCTGCCTGACGGCTTCTCCTACGAGTGGACCGAGCTGGCGCTGCAACAGGAACAGGCCGGGTCGGGCGCGGCGATCATCTTTGTGATGTCGGTGGTGTTCGTCTTCCTTGTGCTGGCCGCACAGTATGAGGCGTTCACCCTGCCGATGGCGGTGATCCTGATCGTGCCGATGTGCATCCTGGCGGCGCTGATCGGCGTCAACATCCGGGGCCTGGACAACAACATCCTGGTTCAGATCGGTCTGGTGGTGCTGATCGCGCTGGCGGCCAAGAACGCCATCCTGATCGTGGAGTTCGCCAAACAGGCGGAGGAAGACGGCATGAACCGCTTCGACGCGGCCGTGTCGGCGGCGCAGACCCGTCTGCGTCCGATCCTGATGACGTCGTTCGCCTTCATCCTGGGCGTCGTGCCGCTGATGCTAGCGAGCGGACCGGGGGCCGAGATGCGCCAGTCGCTGGGCACCGCCGTGTTCTCGGGCATGCTGGGCGTGACCTTCTTTGGTCTGATCTTCACGCCGGTGTTCTACGTCATCATGCGGTGGCTGTCGGGCAAGCTGCCCAAGGCGCCCGGCAAGGATCGCACCTTGCCGACCACCTACGGCGTCCCTCCACACGACCCTTATGACCCTGATGCGCCCGCGCCCGCTCACGGCCGGGGAGGGGACCTCTGA
- a CDS encoding efflux RND transporter periplasmic adaptor subunit translates to MRTLKTAAVSVMMTAALYGCSKGEPAPAAGAPPVTVAQPLAQRVTDWDEFTGRFEAVETVDVRARAGGFIQGVHFRDGEMVRQGQLLFTLDSAPAQAQLSSAQAQVAQAQSQVTLARANLTRSESLLSAQAVSQAEVETNRSQLQVAQANLAAANAAVRTARQNLSYTRVTAPISGRASDRRVDRGNVIAGGTSAGDILTTIVSGGAMHFVFDGSEAVALKYMREGGVGRDAPVQIRLQDESDFSRTGRLDFSDNAIDTASGVIRLRAIVPNADGFLRPGMFGRAQVAGGGAYDALLVPDSAINTDQARRTVYVVGADGAVTSKAVTLGPVVQGLRVVRSGLAPTDRVIIAGLQRAAQPGAKVTPKAGRIQPVAQNASGAPVTQSAPASSASFANSVSAGE, encoded by the coding sequence ATGCGCACGCTTAAGACCGCGGCCGTGTCCGTCATGATGACGGCCGCGCTTTATGGCTGTTCCAAGGGCGAGCCTGCGCCCGCAGCGGGCGCACCGCCCGTGACGGTGGCGCAGCCGCTGGCGCAGCGCGTCACAGACTGGGACGAGTTCACCGGCCGCTTTGAAGCCGTGGAGACGGTCGATGTCCGCGCCCGCGCCGGCGGCTTCATCCAGGGCGTTCACTTCCGCGATGGCGAGATGGTGCGCCAGGGCCAGTTGCTGTTCACGCTGGATTCCGCCCCAGCGCAGGCCCAGCTGTCGTCGGCCCAGGCCCAGGTCGCACAGGCCCAGTCGCAGGTGACGCTGGCCCGCGCCAATCTGACCCGCAGCGAAAGCCTGCTTTCGGCGCAGGCCGTGTCGCAGGCGGAGGTCGAAACCAACCGCTCGCAGCTGCAGGTGGCCCAGGCCAATCTCGCGGCCGCCAACGCCGCCGTCCGCACGGCGCGCCAGAACCTCAGCTACACCCGCGTCACCGCGCCGATCTCGGGCCGGGCGTCGGATCGTCGCGTGGACCGCGGCAACGTCATCGCCGGCGGCACCTCGGCCGGCGACATCCTGACCACCATCGTCTCGGGCGGCGCGATGCACTTCGTGTTCGACGGGTCGGAGGCGGTCGCTCTGAAGTACATGCGTGAGGGCGGCGTCGGACGGGATGCGCCGGTCCAGATCCGGCTTCAGGACGAGTCCGACTTTAGCCGCACGGGCCGCTTGGACTTCTCCGACAACGCCATCGACACCGCATCCGGCGTGATCCGCCTGAGGGCGATCGTGCCCAACGCCGACGGCTTCCTGCGTCCGGGCATGTTCGGTCGCGCCCAGGTGGCCGGCGGCGGCGCCTATGACGCCTTGCTGGTGCCGGACTCGGCCATCAACACCGATCAGGCGCGCCGTACCGTCTACGTGGTCGGCGCCGACGGCGCGGTGACCTCAAAGGCCGTGACGCTCGGGCCAGTGGTCCAGGGCCTTCGGGTCGTTCGCTCGGGCCTGGCGCCGACCGACCGCGTGATCATCGCGGGCCTGCAGCGCGCGGCGCAACCGGGCGCCAAGGTCACGCCCAAGGCGGGACGCATCCAGCCGGTTGCTCAGAACGCCTCTGGCGCGCCCGTGACCCAGTCCGCGCCTGCATCCAGCGCCTCTTTCGCCAACAGCGTGTCGGCCGGCGAGTAA
- a CDS encoding TonB-dependent receptor, whose translation MSQRFAGRARLLSSTAAALALMGGVAHAQATAPGVSPNQTVPSQVEEEGEATEVDEIVVTGIRAAVEASISAKANNTSIVEVVSAEDIGKLPDVSIAESLARLPGVTSQRLDGRSQAISIRGLGPDFTTALLNGRELVTTGDNRGVEFDQFPSELLSSVVVYKTPDAALIGQGLGGTVDLRTIRPLAYGRQAIALNYRYEWNDIGALNSGTTDNGERYSISYIDQFADDTIGVALGYAHMSSPYQSERFNAWGYPTIDIGDDRYGQALVPGGPRTVRPGYAEEIGQLVIGGVKPYVMSSELKRDGYMGVLEWRPNDRFRTVVDAFYSEFENTQVLRGIEFPLQWGDLGRDASGAPILNAAGTPVRPAPTLQPNTTIEDGLIVAGTFNNVKGVVRNDINTRDSNVLALGWNTEFVANEDWTLGLDVNYSKVERNDVVLETLAGTGRNTVGATDTLDFRINEDGVVQFTSRLNYADPNAIFLTSSQGWGQDVIPGGQDGYMNTPSIEDEIKAVRLTARRELHQSPFSSIDFGVNYSEREKSFVNDQFYLRIPSRGSLPVPAEFLLEPTDLGYLGISQVLSYDALGLVNSGFYDLLRNPNADVLSGNWNVVEKVSTAYIKANINHDLAGMPLTGNVGMQFVYTDQSSDGFSARQVSQGVSESIAVSGGAEYLEILPSANFILEVGEDLFARLAVSRTLARPRMDDMRASRNYNFFAGNNNAQARPDLNSPWSGGGGNPELKPYIADVADISIEKYFANRRGYVSLAGFYKHLESYVFNRNQIFDFTGYPTGGVVPVINQGIVGAPDNGNGGYIQGAEFSLSVPLEIVTPALEGFGFFVSASYTDSEVQPDETQAPTTLPGLSETVANATAYYERYGFQARVSARYRSDFLGEVAGFGNGRTLRSVGEETVVDAQIGYEFQSGPAEGLSILAQVNNLTDEPFYTFENGDERRIIDHQSYGRTFLVGLNYRF comes from the coding sequence ATGTCTCAACGCTTCGCCGGGCGTGCGCGCCTGCTGTCGTCCACCGCTGCCGCACTGGCGCTGATGGGCGGCGTCGCCCATGCCCAGGCGACCGCCCCCGGTGTTTCACCGAACCAGACCGTACCGTCGCAGGTCGAGGAAGAGGGCGAGGCCACCGAGGTCGACGAGATCGTCGTCACCGGCATTCGCGCCGCCGTCGAGGCCTCGATCTCGGCCAAGGCCAACAACACCTCCATCGTCGAGGTCGTCTCGGCCGAAGACATCGGCAAGCTGCCGGACGTGTCCATCGCCGAATCGCTGGCCCGCCTGCCCGGCGTGACCTCGCAGCGCCTGGATGGTCGCTCCCAGGCCATCTCCATCCGCGGCCTCGGCCCCGACTTCACCACCGCCCTTCTGAACGGCCGCGAGCTGGTCACCACCGGCGACAATCGCGGCGTCGAGTTCGACCAGTTCCCGTCGGAGCTGCTGTCGAGCGTGGTGGTCTACAAGACCCCGGACGCGGCCCTGATCGGCCAGGGCCTGGGCGGCACCGTCGACCTGCGCACCATTCGCCCGCTGGCCTATGGCCGTCAGGCGATCGCGCTGAACTATCGCTATGAGTGGAACGACATCGGCGCCCTGAACTCGGGCACCACCGACAACGGCGAACGCTACAGCATCTCCTACATCGACCAGTTCGCCGACGACACCATCGGCGTCGCGCTGGGCTACGCCCACATGTCGTCGCCCTACCAGTCCGAGCGATTCAACGCCTGGGGCTATCCGACCATCGACATCGGCGACGACCGCTATGGCCAGGCACTGGTCCCCGGCGGTCCGCGCACCGTGCGTCCTGGCTACGCCGAGGAGATCGGCCAGCTGGTGATCGGGGGCGTCAAGCCCTATGTCATGTCCAGCGAGCTGAAGCGCGACGGCTACATGGGCGTTCTGGAATGGCGGCCGAACGACCGCTTCCGGACCGTGGTGGACGCCTTCTATTCCGAGTTCGAGAACACTCAGGTCCTGCGTGGCATCGAGTTCCCGCTGCAGTGGGGGGACTTGGGACGCGATGCGTCGGGAGCGCCGATCTTGAACGCCGCCGGCACGCCGGTGCGTCCGGCGCCGACGCTGCAGCCCAACACAACGATCGAAGACGGCCTGATCGTCGCCGGCACCTTCAACAATGTGAAGGGCGTGGTCCGCAACGACATCAACACGCGCGACAGCAACGTCCTGGCGCTGGGCTGGAACACCGAGTTCGTCGCCAACGAGGACTGGACCCTCGGCCTGGACGTCAACTACTCCAAGGTCGAGCGCAACGATGTGGTGCTTGAGACCCTCGCGGGCACCGGCCGCAATACCGTTGGGGCCACCGACACACTGGATTTCCGCATCAACGAAGATGGCGTCGTCCAGTTCACCAGCCGCCTGAACTACGCCGATCCGAACGCCATCTTCCTGACCAGCTCGCAAGGCTGGGGCCAGGACGTCATTCCAGGCGGCCAGGACGGTTACATGAACACGCCCTCCATCGAGGACGAGATCAAGGCCGTCCGCCTGACCGCTCGTCGGGAGCTGCATCAGAGCCCGTTCAGCTCGATCGACTTCGGCGTGAACTATTCCGAACGCGAAAAGTCGTTCGTCAACGACCAGTTCTATCTTCGCATTCCGAGCAGAGGCTCCTTGCCTGTTCCGGCGGAGTTTCTTCTGGAGCCCACCGATCTCGGTTATCTCGGCATCTCGCAGGTGCTGAGCTACGACGCTCTCGGCCTGGTCAACAGCGGCTTCTACGACCTGCTCCGCAACCCCAACGCCGATGTGCTGTCGGGCAATTGGAACGTGGTGGAGAAGGTGTCCACCGCCTACATCAAGGCCAACATCAACCACGACCTGGCGGGCATGCCGCTGACCGGCAACGTCGGCATGCAGTTCGTCTACACCGACCAGTCGTCGGACGGCTTCTCGGCTCGCCAGGTTTCGCAGGGCGTTTCGGAAAGCATCGCGGTTTCGGGCGGCGCCGAATATCTTGAGATCCTGCCCAGCGCCAACTTCATCCTGGAGGTGGGCGAGGATCTGTTCGCCCGCCTGGCGGTGTCTCGCACCTTGGCGCGTCCCCGCATGGACGACATGCGCGCCTCGCGGAACTACAATTTCTTCGCCGGCAACAACAACGCCCAGGCCCGTCCGGACCTGAACTCTCCGTGGAGCGGCGGCGGGGGCAATCCGGAGCTGAAGCCTTACATCGCCGACGTGGCCGACATCTCGATCGAGAAGTACTTCGCCAACCGTCGCGGTTACGTCTCCCTTGCGGGCTTCTACAAGCATCTGGAAAGCTACGTCTTCAACCGCAACCAGATCTTCGACTTCACCGGCTATCCGACGGGCGGTGTCGTGCCGGTCATCAACCAGGGCATTGTCGGCGCGCCCGATAACGGCAACGGCGGCTACATCCAGGGCGCCGAGTTCTCGCTGTCCGTGCCGCTGGAGATCGTGACGCCGGCGCTGGAAGGCTTTGGCTTCTTCGTCAGCGCCTCCTACACCGACAGCGAGGTCCAGCCGGACGAGACCCAGGCCCCAACCACCCTGCCGGGCCTGTCAGAGACCGTCGCCAACGCCACCGCCTATTATGAACGCTACGGCTTCCAGGCCCGGGTCTCGGCCCGCTATCGTTCGGACTTCCTGGGTGAGGTCGCCGGCTTCGGCAACGGCCGCACCCTGCGCTCGGTCGGCGAAGAGACGGTCGTGGACGCCCAGATCGGCTACGAGTTCCAGTCCGGTCCGGCCGAAGGCCTGTCGATCCTGGCCCAGGTCAACAACCTGACCGACGAGCCCTTCTACACCTTCGAGAACGGCGATGAGCGCCGGATCATCGACCACCAAAGCTATGGCCGGACCTTCCTGGTCGGCCTGAACTATCGCTTCTGA
- a CDS encoding sugar MFS transporter, which yields MSLDSTPAAPRKGAGLAFAYVTSLFFAWGFATSLIDPLIAAVRRVFDLSFTEAFLTTFAWFIAYGVASLPAAAVLSKLGYSRAIIAALATMVAGCLIVPVATTVDWYPGVLLALFVIASGVTLLQVAANPLVAELGSKKSSHFRLVFSQAFNSLGATVGPWLGAHVLLTGGVFAAGAVVTAATRGESLRSIDIAFLGMGAFFAVIAVFIFSARKSINAAAPARDAASGQSGSIFSALKSRWAVFGALAIFVYVGSEVAIGNMLTNFLASPGVLGLELEAAGKMVPFYWGGAMIGRFVGSALLTRVRAPILLAICTAVAVILCMVVTQTDGVTAAYAALAVGFFNSIMFPTIFTLTLERSTASASATSGLLVFGIIGGAILPLIAGQVADRSGDLHLAFFVPLVGYLLLTAFALICSRWKGAEGQAGSVASPH from the coding sequence ATGAGTCTTGATTCAACGCCAGCCGCGCCGCGCAAGGGCGCAGGCTTGGCCTTTGCCTATGTCACCAGCCTGTTCTTCGCCTGGGGCTTCGCCACCTCGCTGATCGATCCCCTGATCGCGGCGGTCCGGCGGGTGTTCGATCTCAGCTTCACCGAGGCCTTTCTGACCACCTTCGCCTGGTTCATCGCCTATGGCGTGGCCTCGTTGCCGGCGGCGGCGGTGCTGTCCAAGTTGGGCTACAGCCGCGCCATCATCGCGGCGCTGGCCACCATGGTGGCGGGCTGCCTGATCGTGCCGGTGGCGACCACGGTGGACTGGTATCCGGGCGTGCTGCTGGCGCTGTTCGTGATCGCCTCGGGCGTGACCCTGCTTCAGGTCGCGGCCAACCCGCTGGTGGCCGAGCTGGGCTCCAAGAAGAGCTCGCACTTCCGCCTGGTGTTCTCGCAGGCTTTCAACTCGCTGGGCGCCACGGTCGGTCCGTGGCTGGGCGCACACGTTCTGCTGACCGGCGGCGTGTTCGCGGCAGGCGCGGTGGTGACGGCCGCCACGCGCGGGGAATCGCTGCGCAGCATCGACATCGCCTTCCTCGGCATGGGCGCCTTCTTTGCCGTGATCGCGGTGTTCATCTTCTCGGCCCGCAAGTCGATCAATGCGGCGGCGCCGGCGCGCGACGCCGCCTCGGGGCAGAGCGGCTCGATCTTCTCGGCGCTGAAGTCGCGCTGGGCGGTGTTCGGCGCCCTGGCCATCTTCGTCTACGTCGGATCGGAAGTGGCCATCGGCAACATGCTGACCAACTTCCTGGCCAGCCCCGGCGTGCTGGGGCTTGAGCTCGAGGCCGCCGGCAAGATGGTGCCCTTCTACTGGGGCGGCGCCATGATCGGCCGTTTCGTCGGCTCGGCCCTGCTGACGCGGGTGCGGGCGCCGATCCTTCTGGCGATCTGCACCGCCGTCGCCGTCATCCTCTGCATGGTGGTGACGCAGACGGACGGGGTCACCGCAGCCTATGCGGCCCTGGCCGTCGGCTTCTTCAACTCCATCATGTTCCCGACCATCTTCACCCTGACGCTGGAGCGTTCGACCGCCTCGGCTTCGGCGACCTCGGGCCTGCTGGTGTTCGGCATCATCGGCGGGGCAATCCTGCCGCTGATCGCGGGGCAGGTGGCGGACCGGTCCGGCGACCTGCACCTGGCCTTCTTCGTGCCGCTGGTGGGCTATCTGCTGCTGACGGCGTTCGCGCTGATCTGTTCGCGCTGGAAAGGCGCGGAGGGGCAGGCGGGCTCGGTCGCGTCGCCGCACTGA
- a CDS encoding TetR/AcrR family transcriptional regulator codes for MLCPSPRPRNAAATRVAILDAARARFAAESYDDVGMRDIARDVGVDAALISRYFGSKEELFSTVLDNCPDGGELMQGERSEFGRRVAQHIVFEPKRAEKMQALSIMLRSVGSAKASEVVRRSSSTRFYGPFSEWIGGPDAAVKARLASGMIMGMAVSRDITGGYGLTPEGCETLRDRLAVILQSVIDA; via the coding sequence TTGCTTTGTCCTTCGCCTCGCCCGAGGAATGCGGCCGCCACCCGTGTCGCCATTCTGGACGCCGCCCGCGCGCGGTTCGCGGCTGAGAGCTATGACGATGTCGGCATGCGCGACATCGCACGCGACGTAGGCGTCGATGCAGCCCTGATCAGCCGCTACTTCGGCTCAAAGGAAGAGCTGTTCTCGACCGTGCTGGACAACTGCCCGGACGGCGGCGAGTTGATGCAGGGCGAACGGTCCGAGTTCGGCCGTCGCGTGGCCCAGCACATCGTCTTCGAGCCCAAGCGCGCGGAAAAGATGCAGGCGCTGTCGATCATGTTGCGCTCGGTCGGCTCGGCCAAGGCGTCCGAAGTGGTGCGGCGCAGTTCCAGCACGCGCTTCTATGGGCCGTTCAGCGAATGGATCGGCGGGCCCGACGCGGCGGTCAAGGCGCGGCTCGCCTCCGGCATGATCATGGGCATGGCGGTCAGCCGCGACATCACCGGCGGCTATGGTCTTACGCCGGAAGGATGCGAGACGCTGCGCGATCGCCTGGCCGTGATCCTTCAGAGCGTCATCGACGCCTGA